In Pleomorphomonas sp. T1.2MG-36, one genomic interval encodes:
- a CDS encoding carbohydrate ABC transporter permease yields MRAAFLSFIAALVILPLLATFLGGFKTLGELRAAPFGIPSDWSFTVFVDILTGSAFWTYLRNSLIISLSAVVLTVLCASMAAYVFAQIRFFGSRYLQSYMLLGMMFPFATAIVPLFFQINRFGLLDNPLGIILPQTAFSMAFAVVLLRSFFQQLPKELFEAAYVDGCGYVGFFFRFTLPLSTPILATVGTFVFVQSWNNYLLPLVVLNEQSLFTWPLGIMQFRGEFIVEWNRILAFVSLTILPALIFFTFTQKYIVAGLTRGSVKG; encoded by the coding sequence ATGCGCGCGGCCTTCCTGTCCTTCATCGCCGCGCTCGTCATCCTGCCCCTGCTGGCCACCTTTCTTGGCGGTTTCAAAACGCTGGGCGAGCTCAGAGCGGCGCCCTTCGGCATCCCCTCCGACTGGAGCTTCACCGTCTTCGTCGATATTCTGACTGGCTCGGCGTTTTGGACCTACCTGCGCAACTCGCTGATCATCTCGCTGTCGGCGGTGGTTCTGACGGTGCTCTGCGCCTCCATGGCCGCCTATGTCTTCGCGCAGATCCGCTTCTTCGGCTCGCGCTATCTGCAGTCCTACATGCTCTTGGGGATGATGTTCCCCTTCGCCACCGCCATCGTGCCGCTGTTCTTCCAGATCAACCGCTTCGGGTTGCTCGACAATCCGCTCGGCATCATCCTGCCTCAGACGGCCTTCTCCATGGCTTTCGCCGTGGTTCTGCTCCGGAGCTTCTTCCAGCAGTTGCCCAAGGAGCTGTTCGAAGCGGCCTACGTCGACGGGTGCGGTTATGTGGGATTCTTCTTCCGGTTCACGCTGCCCCTGTCGACGCCGATCCTGGCCACGGTCGGCACCTTCGTCTTCGTCCAGAGCTGGAACAACTACCTGCTGCCGCTGGTCGTGCTCAACGAGCAGTCCCTGTTCACCTGGCCGCTCGGCATCATGCAGTTCCGTGGCGAGTTCATCGTGGAATGGAACCGCATTCTCGCCTTCGTGTCGCTGACGATCCTGCCGGCGCTCATCTTCTTCACCTTCACACAGAAATACATCGTTGCCGGCCTTACGCGCGGCTCGGTCAAGGGTTGA
- a CDS encoding carbohydrate ABC transporter permease yields MTLTTPAVPPVARRRPSGFARMRTDGSLTALILFLPPALLLFTLFVIWPIFSAVDLSFYKWNGYGDVTNFVGLKNYEILVKNSIFHQSLFNSLKLLLASIFLQIPLALMLALLLYRKTSANTAFRLIFFAPYILAEIATGLIWSFIFDGDYGISAMVANKLGTEPFYILADKQWAFWTIIIVVVWKYFGYHMMIFIAALQAVPSDLVEAAEIDGASSLKTIWYVKLPMIMHAIKLSVLFAITGALQVFDIIIPLTNGGPSNSTHSIVSFLYTFGLARMNVGFGAAVGVVLFALCVGTAFTYKRMAIDKGGQL; encoded by the coding sequence ATGACCCTCACAACACCCGCGGTGCCACCGGTCGCGCGACGGCGACCGAGCGGCTTTGCCCGCATGCGCACGGACGGCAGCCTCACCGCCCTGATCCTCTTTCTGCCTCCGGCCCTGCTCCTGTTCACCCTGTTCGTGATCTGGCCGATCTTCAGCGCGGTGGATCTCAGCTTCTACAAGTGGAACGGCTATGGCGATGTCACCAATTTCGTTGGCTTGAAGAACTACGAAATCCTGGTGAAGAACTCCATCTTCCACCAGTCGTTGTTCAACTCGCTCAAGCTGCTGCTGGCATCGATCTTTCTGCAGATTCCGTTGGCCCTGATGCTCGCCTTGCTCCTTTACCGCAAGACGTCCGCCAACACGGCGTTCAGGTTGATCTTCTTTGCGCCCTACATCCTGGCCGAAATCGCCACGGGCTTGATCTGGAGCTTCATCTTCGACGGTGACTATGGCATCTCGGCAATGGTCGCCAACAAGCTTGGCACCGAGCCCTTCTACATCCTTGCTGACAAGCAGTGGGCCTTCTGGACGATCATCATCGTGGTGGTGTGGAAGTACTTCGGCTATCACATGATGATCTTCATCGCCGCCTTGCAGGCGGTGCCGTCAGACCTTGTCGAAGCGGCGGAGATCGATGGAGCCAGTTCGCTGAAGACGATCTGGTACGTCAAACTGCCCATGATCATGCACGCCATCAAGCTCAGCGTGCTGTTTGCCATCACCGGCGCCCTCCAGGTCTTCGACATCATCATTCCGCTGACCAACGGTGGCCCATCGAACTCGACGCATTCGATTGTCAGCTTCCTCTACACCTTCGGCCTCGCCCGCATGAACGTCGGCTTCGGCGCTGCCGTCGGCGTGGTACTGTTCGCCCTCTGCGTCGGCACGGCCTTCACCTACAAGCGCATGGCGATCGACAAGGGAGGGCAGCTGTGA
- a CDS encoding ABC transporter substrate-binding protein, whose product MKKYAMLAVLAATVLASCPAFAETVKVLSIEPNVKEGRDFYAAAIEKFEKANPDIKIQFDYLDDTSFKSKLPTLLQSAARPDIFFTWTGGVFHEQADAGVLKDISGDVDPKALETFAPGGIKALTYKDKLYGLPMYAGVVVLFYNKELTDKAGVDPKTIKTWDDFLAAVKTVKEAGITPIVVGGKSKWPLQHYYGYLATRIAGTDGIAAAAVGENDGLAGPDFIKAGEEFKRLADLQPFQPGFMDTDNSKAGGLFGDGRGAFILSGNYMIGAQKRNSTSGTGISDENLGFIPFPVVEGGKGDPADTFGGINGWLVSQNATPAAAKFLESLMNLDNQTVSASMDLWLPIVKGADAGIKNANVKAIANLLASAPHHQLYLDQELGANVGAAMNDASAQLATGDISPEEAAQMVEEANEMR is encoded by the coding sequence ATGAAAAAGTATGCCATGCTCGCTGTGCTTGCAGCGACGGTGCTCGCCTCGTGTCCAGCTTTTGCTGAGACCGTAAAAGTTCTTTCGATCGAGCCCAATGTCAAGGAAGGGCGTGATTTTTACGCCGCGGCGATCGAGAAATTCGAGAAAGCCAATCCGGACATCAAGATCCAGTTCGATTATCTCGACGACACCTCTTTCAAGTCCAAGCTGCCCACGCTGCTTCAGTCGGCGGCCCGGCCGGATATCTTCTTCACCTGGACCGGTGGCGTTTTCCACGAACAGGCCGACGCAGGCGTCCTCAAGGACATCTCCGGCGACGTGGATCCGAAGGCGCTCGAAACCTTTGCCCCCGGCGGCATCAAAGCGCTGACCTACAAGGACAAGCTATACGGCCTTCCCATGTACGCGGGCGTCGTCGTGCTGTTCTACAACAAGGAACTGACCGACAAGGCTGGTGTCGATCCCAAGACCATCAAGACGTGGGATGATTTCCTTGCCGCCGTGAAGACGGTCAAGGAAGCCGGGATCACGCCGATCGTGGTCGGCGGCAAGTCCAAGTGGCCCCTCCAGCACTATTATGGCTACCTCGCCACGCGTATCGCCGGTACCGATGGCATTGCCGCCGCTGCCGTCGGCGAGAACGACGGGCTTGCCGGGCCGGACTTCATCAAGGCGGGCGAAGAGTTCAAGAGGCTGGCCGATCTCCAGCCCTTCCAGCCCGGCTTCATGGATACCGACAACTCCAAGGCCGGCGGCCTGTTTGGCGACGGCCGCGGCGCCTTCATCCTGTCGGGCAACTACATGATCGGTGCCCAGAAGCGCAATTCCACGTCCGGCACGGGGATCAGCGACGAAAACCTCGGCTTCATTCCCTTCCCGGTCGTCGAGGGTGGCAAGGGCGATCCGGCAGACACGTTCGGCGGCATCAACGGTTGGCTGGTCTCCCAGAATGCGACGCCGGCAGCTGCCAAATTTCTGGAAAGCCTGATGAATCTCGATAACCAGACCGTCAGCGCCAGCATGGACCTCTGGCTGCCGATCGTGAAGGGCGCGGACGCCGGCATAAAGAACGCCAACGTCAAGGCGATCGCCAACCTGCTCGCCTCAGCCCCGCACCATCAGCTCTATCTCGACCAGGAGCTTGGCGCCAACGTCGGCGCGGCTATGAACGATGCTTCGGCTCAGCTGGCCACCGGCGACATCTCGCCTGAGGAAGCGGCGCAGATGGTCGAGGAAGCGAACGAGATGCGCTGA
- a CDS encoding AraC family transcriptional regulator: protein MLSEAPNPERKPFGKQPDRAEKLAGMVATGVSSFRVALMLKAKGAWGRNVVAGVSDYVQSTRVAWDFLLFEDFRGSITGIDAWSGDGIIADFDDPEFERLFSRSKRPIVAVGGSYERSTDYPTGTPYVATDNFALVAAAYDHLVEMGLTHFAFYSQPPAPTNRWAQQREAAFCKICLRDGIAPLLFEGHFNDGLDWDSILRELIDWLAGLPKPIGVIAVTDARARQVLQACIMAKIAVPEEVALVGIDDDHLLRMLSRIPISSVRQGTREMGRIAAEMMHRRLIGDRAEQSPVLVPPKGLNALASSRHQPTYDPYIMRARHYIRQFAAQGVKVAQVAAYVGVSRATLDIHFRKAFGWTVHDDMLAFRLERAKQMLSDRTLSFAEIAARSGFTSLPYMYAVFRRELGCTPTEFQATLPAATMIETA, encoded by the coding sequence TTGCTCAGTGAGGCGCCGAACCCCGAACGCAAGCCGTTTGGGAAACAACCGGATCGGGCGGAGAAGCTGGCTGGCATGGTCGCGACGGGGGTGAGTTCTTTTCGCGTGGCCTTGATGCTGAAGGCCAAGGGAGCCTGGGGCCGCAACGTGGTCGCGGGTGTCAGCGATTATGTCCAATCGACCCGCGTCGCCTGGGACTTCTTGCTGTTCGAAGACTTCCGCGGCTCGATCACCGGCATCGACGCGTGGTCTGGCGACGGAATCATCGCCGACTTCGACGATCCGGAGTTCGAGCGCCTGTTCAGCCGCAGCAAGCGACCGATCGTCGCGGTTGGCGGCTCCTATGAACGCTCGACCGATTACCCCACGGGCACTCCCTACGTCGCCACCGACAATTTCGCCCTCGTCGCAGCGGCTTACGACCACCTTGTCGAAATGGGATTGACGCACTTTGCCTTTTACAGCCAACCACCGGCGCCAACCAACCGCTGGGCACAGCAGCGAGAAGCCGCGTTCTGCAAGATCTGCCTGCGCGATGGCATCGCCCCTCTACTGTTCGAGGGGCACTTCAACGACGGGCTGGATTGGGACAGCATTCTGAGGGAACTCATCGACTGGCTGGCGGGACTCCCGAAACCGATCGGCGTCATCGCAGTGACCGATGCCCGTGCCCGTCAGGTGCTTCAGGCCTGCATCATGGCCAAGATCGCGGTTCCCGAAGAGGTGGCGCTGGTCGGCATCGACGACGATCATCTCCTCAGGATGCTCTCCCGCATCCCCATCAGTTCCGTTCGTCAAGGCACTCGCGAGATGGGGAGGATCGCCGCGGAGATGATGCACCGACGCCTCATCGGGGATCGCGCGGAACAAAGCCCCGTCTTGGTCCCTCCCAAAGGGCTCAACGCGCTGGCATCCTCCCGCCACCAACCGACCTATGATCCCTATATCATGAGGGCGCGCCACTATATCCGCCAGTTCGCCGCGCAAGGGGTAAAGGTGGCGCAGGTGGCAGCCTATGTCGGCGTGTCGCGCGCGACGCTCGACATCCATTTCCGCAAGGCCTTCGGCTGGACAGTCCACGACGACATGTTGGCGTTTCGCCTTGAGCGCGCCAAACAGATGCTGTCCGACCGCACGCTGTCCTTCGCCGAAATCGCGGCGCGCAGCGGCTTCACATCCCTGCCCTATATGTATGCCGTGTTTCGGCGCGAGCTGGGCTGCACGCCAACCGAGTTTCAGGCGACGCTACCAGCAGCCACCATGATCGAAACGGCATAA
- a CDS encoding MurR/RpiR family transcriptional regulator, with product MEKVKKELAADGVGGRDGVSADDAIDVRIAALFDDLTESEKRLAEVVLEAAGALSSFTAGELASRAEVSAATAARFFRRLGYESYGDLRRSVRDARTWGSPLYELSAGGQPADLARHVGQDIENLQRLVAELSPASLAAAVDLLVSARRLHVIGFRNSATLAGYARGLLAHVKPDVRLLPLAGQTLAEDLVDLGSDDALLVFGFRRRPAMLRDAMAAVREAGARILLVTDASAARTAHLAHVTLRCPNQGASLFDSYVAPMSLISHLASAVGAALGPAAERRLSMIEDAHRRLEPFSPGGGRSSRG from the coding sequence ATGGAAAAAGTGAAAAAAGAGTTGGCTGCCGACGGTGTGGGCGGACGAGATGGCGTATCGGCAGACGATGCCATCGACGTCCGGATCGCCGCTCTGTTCGACGACCTGACCGAGAGCGAGAAGCGTCTTGCCGAGGTCGTGCTCGAAGCGGCCGGCGCTCTCTCGTCCTTCACGGCCGGCGAACTCGCATCGCGCGCCGAGGTCTCGGCGGCGACGGCGGCCCGTTTCTTTCGGAGGCTCGGCTACGAGAGCTACGGTGACCTGCGCCGTTCCGTTCGCGACGCGCGCACCTGGGGTTCGCCGCTTTACGAACTCTCGGCTGGCGGGCAGCCCGCCGATCTTGCACGACACGTCGGTCAGGACATCGAAAACCTGCAACGTCTGGTCGCCGAGCTTTCGCCTGCGTCATTGGCCGCAGCCGTGGATCTGCTCGTTTCGGCAAGGCGACTTCATGTCATCGGTTTCCGCAATTCGGCGACGCTTGCCGGGTATGCCCGCGGCCTTCTGGCTCACGTCAAGCCGGACGTCCGGCTGTTGCCGCTGGCAGGACAGACGCTCGCCGAGGATCTCGTCGATCTCGGATCCGACGACGCCCTCCTGGTGTTCGGCTTCCGTCGTCGCCCGGCGATGCTGCGCGACGCGATGGCCGCCGTTCGCGAAGCGGGCGCCCGAATCCTGCTCGTCACCGATGCATCGGCGGCGCGCACGGCCCATTTGGCGCATGTGACGCTTCGCTGCCCAAATCAGGGCGCCAGTCTGTTCGACAGTTACGTGGCGCCGATGTCGCTCATCAGCCATCTTGCATCGGCGGTGGGGGCGGCGCTCGGCCCGGCGGCGGAGCGGCGCCTGTCCATGATCGAGGATGCGCACCGGCGTCTCGAACCGTTTTCCCCGGGCGGCGGCCGGTCGTCGCGTGGGTGA
- a CDS encoding diaminopropionate ammonia-lyase, translating into MTDFFSHPAFMPDKAAFLGNPSRKAGAYPEPFKATLSHAGYVRAAGIITSWPGYAPTPLVSLATLAEQLGVASIHYKDEGDRFGLGSFKALGGAYAVFRLLARELGRRNDSFDEAALASGRLKEAAKQITVCCATDGNHGRSVAWGARTFGARATIFVHETVSEQRVDAIRRYGAEVVRTKGNYDDSVREADRAAAENGWFVVSDTSYPGYTDVPRDVMQGYAVMVAEALETCEAPPTHVFLQAGVGGLAAGVIAHLWEAYGADMPVMTVVEPIRAACLFESARSGKPTAVAGELDTVMAGMACGEPSVIAWPILEGGASAFMAIPDEAALATMQLLASGAAGATIVGGESGGAGLAGLIVAAGQPDWRQSIGLDRASRVLLIGSEGDTDPDLYARIVGRTGDAVRAGAQR; encoded by the coding sequence ATGACAGACTTTTTCTCACATCCGGCCTTCATGCCCGACAAGGCAGCCTTTCTCGGCAACCCCTCTCGCAAGGCGGGCGCCTATCCCGAGCCCTTCAAGGCAACGCTGTCGCACGCCGGATATGTCAGGGCGGCCGGGATCATCACGTCCTGGCCGGGGTACGCGCCGACACCACTCGTCTCGCTCGCAACGCTGGCGGAGCAGCTCGGTGTGGCCAGCATTCACTACAAGGACGAAGGCGACCGCTTCGGTCTCGGCTCCTTCAAGGCGCTCGGCGGCGCCTACGCGGTGTTTCGCCTGCTTGCCCGGGAACTCGGACGCCGCAACGACAGCTTCGACGAGGCGGCACTTGCCTCCGGTCGGCTGAAAGAGGCGGCCAAGCAGATCACAGTCTGCTGCGCTACCGACGGCAATCACGGTCGTTCGGTCGCCTGGGGCGCGCGCACGTTCGGAGCGCGGGCCACGATCTTCGTTCACGAGACGGTCTCGGAACAGCGCGTCGACGCCATTCGGCGCTACGGAGCCGAGGTGGTCAGAACCAAGGGCAACTACGACGACTCCGTGCGCGAGGCCGATCGGGCGGCCGCCGAAAACGGTTGGTTCGTGGTGTCCGATACCTCCTATCCCGGCTACACCGACGTGCCGCGCGACGTCATGCAAGGCTATGCGGTGATGGTGGCCGAGGCTCTCGAAACATGCGAGGCGCCACCCACGCACGTCTTCCTCCAGGCCGGCGTCGGCGGTCTTGCCGCCGGCGTCATCGCCCACCTCTGGGAAGCCTACGGCGCCGACATGCCCGTCATGACGGTGGTGGAACCGATCAGGGCGGCCTGCCTTTTCGAAAGCGCGCGATCGGGAAAACCGACGGCTGTCGCGGGCGAGCTCGATACCGTCATGGCCGGCATGGCCTGCGGCGAACCTTCGGTGATCGCCTGGCCGATCCTTGAAGGCGGAGCATCCGCATTCATGGCCATCCCGGACGAAGCGGCCCTTGCCACAATGCAGCTCTTGGCGTCGGGCGCCGCGGGGGCCACCATTGTCGGCGGCGAATCGGGGGGCGCGGGCCTTGCCGGATTGATCGTCGCCGCCGGTCAGCCGGACTGGCGGCAGTCGATTGGTCTTGATCGCGCCTCGCGTGTCCTGCTCATCGGCAGCGAGGGCGACACCGATCCGGATCTTTACGCCCGCATCGTCGGCCGCACCGGCGACGCGGTTCGCGCTGGAGCACAGAGATGA
- a CDS encoding Zn-dependent hydrolase has protein sequence MTDLSPALPVNGDRLVARLKALGQVGALPEGGVCRLALTPEDGAGRDLVVGWMRDQGLEVAIDPIGNIFGTRKGTQDGPSVMMGSHIDTVATGGLYDGNLGVLAGLEVLQALDDANISTVHPVTVAAFTNEEGARFQPDMLGSLVHVGDLPLQDALDTISIDGTRLGDDLADIGYAGTAPLGGIKAAAYLEYHIEQGPVLEAEGIDIGVVEGVQGISWTEITLSGRASHAGATPMRLRRDAGLAAARIAHGVADIAKSIGGDMVGTVGSLRLRPNLVNVVAEMAQMTVDLRHPQEKVLAEAEARLAALVARVAEEEHVSFTRRPLARFEPVAFDGQLVGRVEKTAKSLGLSTRRMFSGAGHDAQMLARTCPAAMVFVPSIAGLSHNIAEYTAPSDIANGLAVLGTLALELAGRANTPA, from the coding sequence ATGACAGACCTTTCTCCCGCCCTGCCCGTCAACGGCGACCGTCTCGTCGCGCGCCTCAAGGCGCTTGGTCAGGTCGGCGCATTGCCGGAAGGCGGCGTCTGCCGCCTTGCCCTGACACCCGAGGATGGCGCCGGCCGCGATCTCGTCGTCGGCTGGATGCGGGACCAGGGACTTGAGGTGGCGATCGACCCGATCGGCAACATCTTCGGGACCCGCAAGGGTACGCAGGACGGCCCGTCGGTGATGATGGGCTCGCATATCGACACGGTGGCAACCGGCGGCCTTTACGACGGCAACCTCGGCGTGCTCGCCGGTCTGGAAGTGCTGCAGGCCCTCGACGACGCCAACATATCCACCGTTCATCCGGTGACCGTCGCCGCCTTCACCAATGAGGAAGGCGCCCGCTTCCAGCCGGACATGCTGGGCAGTCTCGTTCACGTCGGCGATCTGCCGCTGCAGGACGCTCTCGACACCATCTCCATCGACGGCACGCGGCTCGGCGACGACCTCGCCGACATCGGCTATGCCGGCACCGCGCCACTCGGCGGCATCAAGGCGGCCGCCTATCTCGAATACCATATCGAGCAGGGCCCGGTGCTGGAGGCCGAGGGGATCGACATCGGCGTCGTCGAGGGCGTGCAGGGCATTTCCTGGACCGAGATCACACTGTCCGGCCGGGCGAGCCACGCCGGCGCCACGCCGATGCGTCTTCGGCGCGACGCGGGACTTGCCGCTGCCCGCATCGCTCATGGCGTCGCCGACATCGCCAAGTCGATCGGCGGCGACATGGTTGGCACCGTCGGCTCGCTGCGCCTTCGGCCCAACCTCGTCAACGTCGTCGCCGAAATGGCGCAGATGACGGTGGATCTCCGCCATCCGCAGGAGAAGGTGCTGGCCGAAGCCGAGGCGCGTCTTGCCGCCCTGGTGGCGCGTGTGGCCGAGGAGGAGCACGTCTCCTTCACGCGTCGGCCCCTGGCGCGCTTCGAACCCGTTGCCTTCGACGGCCAACTGGTCGGTCGTGTGGAAAAGACGGCCAAGAGCCTCGGCCTTTCCACCCGCCGCATGTTTTCCGGCGCCGGTCACGATGCCCAGATGCTGGCCCGCACCTGTCCGGCCGCCATGGTGTTCGTTCCGTCCATCGCCGGACTCAGCCACAACATTGCCGAATACACGGCGCCCAGCGACATCGCCAACGGTCTGGCCGTGCTCGGCACGCTGGCGCTGGAGCTGGCCGGCCGCGCCAACACACCCGCCTGA
- a CDS encoding N-carbamoyl-D-amino-acid hydrolase, which produces MSRTIVVGAAQLGPIARADSREVVVNRMIALLEKAARRGCDLVVYPELALTTFFPRWFMEDQAEVDSFFETEMPGPATAPLFAKVRELGVAISFGYAEKTVIDGRVRHFNTSIIVDKTGAIVHRYHKVHLPGHTDNEPWRAFQHLEKRYFEPGDTFFEPADCLGGKIGMAICNDRRWPETYREHALRGTEMVLIGYNTPYHYPLAPEHDHLQCFHNHLAMQAGAYANGMWVVGVGKAGNEENCVLIGQSCIIAPTGEIVAMASTLGDELVTHDCDLDRCTEIRANIFNFKKHRRPEMYPLLSAPV; this is translated from the coding sequence ATGTCCCGCACCATTGTCGTCGGTGCCGCCCAACTTGGGCCGATCGCCCGCGCCGACAGCCGCGAAGTCGTCGTCAACCGGATGATCGCGCTGCTCGAAAAGGCCGCCCGTCGCGGCTGCGATCTCGTGGTCTATCCGGAACTGGCGCTGACCACCTTCTTCCCGCGCTGGTTCATGGAAGACCAGGCCGAGGTCGACAGCTTCTTCGAAACCGAGATGCCCGGTCCGGCAACGGCGCCGCTGTTCGCCAAGGTCCGGGAACTCGGCGTCGCCATCAGCTTCGGTTATGCCGAGAAGACGGTGATCGACGGCCGCGTCCGGCATTTCAACACCTCGATCATCGTCGACAAGACCGGTGCGATCGTCCATCGCTACCACAAGGTACACCTACCCGGGCACACCGATAACGAGCCCTGGCGCGCCTTCCAGCACCTTGAGAAGCGCTATTTCGAGCCCGGCGACACCTTCTTCGAACCGGCCGACTGCCTCGGCGGCAAGATCGGCATGGCAATCTGCAACGATCGCCGCTGGCCGGAGACCTACCGCGAGCATGCGCTGCGCGGCACCGAGATGGTGCTGATCGGCTACAACACGCCCTATCATTATCCGCTCGCCCCAGAGCACGATCACCTGCAGTGCTTCCACAACCACCTGGCCATGCAGGCCGGCGCCTATGCCAACGGCATGTGGGTGGTCGGTGTCGGCAAAGCCGGCAACGAGGAGAACTGTGTGCTGATTGGCCAGAGCTGCATCATCGCACCGACGGGCGAGATCGTCGCCATGGCCTCGACGCTAGGCGACGAACTGGTTACGCACGACTGCGACCTTGATCGCTGCACCGAGATTCGCGCCAATATCTTCAACTTCAAAAAGCACCGGCGGCCGGAAATGTATCCGCTCCTGTCGGCGCCGGTCTGA
- a CDS encoding 4Fe-4S dicluster domain-containing protein: MADLTPIPLPILVNRMFRELEAKKSAFHLPRFKFAKAAAGRDLSTSIFGRRAATPFGPAAGPHTQLAQNIVLSWLAGGRVIELKTVQVLDHLEIARPCIDMETVGFNIEWSQELSLEQSLEEYVKAMMLIEMAKASGLAPGLDDTVIDMSVGYDLAGIRSDKVRAFIAGMKDASAVIEQLRPQIPDAYAHFREQAYPTCISDNVTVSTFHGCPPGEIEAIAAHLMAEEGLDVVVKLNPTLLGKTDLNAILHDSLGYADLVVPDATFEKDAKWEDVRGIVGRLGELADKVGRGFGVKFSNTLLVHNHKQFFPTGTGEMYLSGPPLHVLAIELVARFRAEFGDRFPISFSAGIDVGNFADTVALGLKPVSVCTDLLKGAGYGKGTDYIADLADRLAEVEATDLDIYTLKAFGLAEAALGDLKIAAERKVALTTTLTTGANLRETAGPDFEAWVSAARLRNTAHYAARVRTDRRYSRPEVDHPPRRTGVLLALLDCETCGKCVNICPNDAIFRYPLPQEPVVTATLSPGSTVIVGETQAVTRAQQIGIFADVCNRCGNCDVTCPETGGPFARKVNLFGSPASLDDAPDRDGLAIERTATGLRSHVRDNGERFTIDDDGVRLVCRGDGLDLSIDPAAPEAVSGTADRPTDIGRMILFARIARAVTAPTIVTYANAAFD, from the coding sequence ATGGCCGACCTGACGCCCATCCCGTTGCCGATACTTGTCAACCGGATGTTTCGCGAACTCGAGGCGAAGAAGAGCGCCTTCCATCTGCCGCGCTTCAAGTTCGCCAAGGCGGCGGCCGGCCGTGACCTCTCCACCTCGATCTTCGGCCGGAGAGCGGCGACGCCCTTCGGACCGGCAGCCGGTCCGCATACTCAACTGGCGCAGAACATCGTGCTGAGCTGGCTGGCCGGCGGCCGGGTGATCGAGCTCAAGACGGTGCAGGTGCTCGATCATCTGGAAATCGCCCGCCCTTGCATCGACATGGAGACGGTGGGCTTCAACATCGAATGGTCGCAGGAACTGTCGCTTGAGCAGTCGCTCGAAGAATACGTCAAGGCGATGATGCTGATCGAGATGGCCAAGGCGTCGGGTCTTGCCCCAGGCCTTGATGATACCGTCATCGACATGAGCGTCGGCTACGATCTCGCCGGCATCCGCTCGGACAAGGTGCGGGCTTTCATCGCCGGCATGAAGGATGCGAGCGCCGTCATCGAGCAGCTGCGGCCGCAAATTCCCGACGCCTATGCCCACTTCCGGGAGCAGGCCTATCCCACCTGCATCTCCGACAACGTCACGGTATCCACCTTCCACGGCTGCCCGCCCGGCGAAATCGAGGCGATTGCCGCCCACCTGATGGCTGAGGAAGGGCTCGACGTGGTCGTCAAGCTCAACCCGACGCTGCTGGGCAAGACCGACCTCAATGCCATCCTGCATGACAGTCTCGGCTACGCCGATCTCGTGGTGCCCGACGCGACCTTCGAGAAGGACGCGAAATGGGAGGACGTCAGGGGCATCGTCGGCCGGCTCGGCGAACTGGCCGACAAAGTCGGGCGCGGCTTTGGCGTCAAGTTCTCCAACACCCTGCTCGTCCATAACCACAAGCAGTTCTTTCCGACCGGCACCGGCGAGATGTACCTGTCCGGTCCGCCGCTACACGTTCTGGCCATCGAGCTGGTCGCCCGCTTCCGGGCCGAATTCGGCGATCGCTTCCCGATTTCCTTCTCGGCCGGCATCGACGTCGGCAACTTCGCCGATACGGTGGCGCTCGGCCTCAAGCCGGTCAGCGTCTGCACCGACCTTCTGAAAGGCGCCGGCTATGGCAAGGGAACGGACTATATCGCCGACCTCGCCGATCGCCTGGCCGAGGTAGAGGCAACCGATCTCGACATCTACACCCTGAAGGCCTTCGGGCTTGCTGAAGCGGCACTTGGCGATCTGAAAATCGCAGCGGAGCGCAAGGTAGCCCTGACCACGACCCTCACGACCGGTGCGAACCTGCGCGAAACCGCCGGGCCGGATTTCGAGGCGTGGGTGTCGGCCGCCCGACTTCGCAACACCGCTCACTATGCTGCTCGCGTGCGGACCGACCGTCGCTACAGCCGGCCCGAGGTCGATCATCCGCCGCGCCGGACGGGCGTGCTGCTGGCGCTTCTCGACTGCGAGACCTGCGGCAAGTGCGTCAACATCTGCCCCAACGACGCCATCTTCCGCTATCCGCTGCCGCAGGAACCGGTCGTCACCGCGACGCTGAGCCCTGGCTCGACCGTGATTGTCGGCGAAACGCAGGCGGTGACGCGCGCCCAGCAGATCGGCATCTTCGCCGACGTCTGCAACCGCTGCGGCAACTGCGACGTCACCTGTCCCGAAACCGGCGGCCCCTTCGCCCGCAAGGTCAACCTGTTCGGCTCTCCCGCGAGCCTTGACGATGCGCCGGACCGCGACGGTCTTGCCATCGAGAGAACCGCGACGGGCCTTCGCTCGCATGTGCGCGACAACGGTGAGCGGTTCACGATCGACGACGATGGCGTTCGCCTGGTCTGCCGAGGCGACGGTCTCGACCTCTCGATCGATCCGGCCGCACCCGAGGCGGTCTCCGGTACGGCAGACCGCCCGACCGATATCGGCCGCATGATCCTCTTCGCCCGCATCGCCCGCGCCGTCACGGCGCCGACGATCGTCACCTATGCCAACGCCGCCTTCGACTGA